Sequence from the Nocardia cyriacigeorgica GUH-2 genome:
TCGACGCGGGCGCAGACCGCAACCACCCCGCTGGGGAAGTTCGCGAACGCGCGACGCAGACCGGCGCCGTCGGCGGGTACGGAGAACAGTTCATCCATGATTCGGTACTCCCGTTCTGGTCAGCGCGTCGACCACCGGCCGCCACCGCCGCGCGTATTCGGCGATGACGCCGTCGTCCTGGAAGGTGCGATCCGACAGGTAGAGCCCGGGCAACGGCGTGGTGGCGCCGAGTTCCACCAGGACCGGTTTGAGCAGCAGGTCGGGCGCGAGAGCGTGCGCCGGGCCCGCACCGAGCATCAGAGGTACCGCCACCACGCCGGCCAATCCGGTTCCGCCGTCGAACTGTTCGAGGAACAGTTTCAGCAGGCCGGTGTAGGTGGCTTTGAAAGTGGGGCTGGCGAAGACCACCAACTCCGATTCGGCGACCGTGCGCACCGTCTCGGCGACCCGCGGATCACCCCACGACAGCAGGGCGGGCCCCAACGACACCAGATCCACCACCGTTGGCGTGGACTCCGGCCGCAAAGCTTCGGCGAGCAACGTCGCCGCGGTCGATGTGCGCGAGCCCGGTTTCGGATTGCCGACCACCACCGTCACTGCCACTTTCTTCTCCTCACTCCTCAGATCACCCCGTGTAGCGGCGGCGGGGTGCCGTGCAG
This genomic interval carries:
- a CDS encoding NADPH-dependent FMN reductase, with the translated sequence MAVTVVVGNPKPGSRTSTAATLLAEALRPESTPTVVDLVSLGPALLSWGDPRVAETVRTVAESELVVFASPTFKATYTGLLKLFLEQFDGGTGLAGVVAVPLMLGAGPAHALAPDLLLKPVLVELGATTPLPGLYLSDRTFQDDGVIAEYARRWRPVVDALTRTGVPNHG